Proteins co-encoded in one Heptranchias perlo isolate sHepPer1 chromosome 9, sHepPer1.hap1, whole genome shotgun sequence genomic window:
- the LOC137325651 gene encoding elastin-like, with amino-acid sequence MELVRRSERGPGIAGPGIAGPGIAGPGIAGPGIAGPGIAGPGITGPGIAGPGVAGPGIAGPGIAGPGIAGPGIAGPGITGPGITGPGITGPGVVGPGITGPGITGPGIAGPGVAGPGITGPGITGPGITGPGVVGPGIAGPGIAGPGIAEPGIAGPGITGPGITGPGIAGPGVAGPGIAGPGIAGPGVTGPGITGPGITGPGIAGPGVTGPGVTGPGITGPGVVGPGIAGPGIAGPGIAEPGIAGPGITGPGITGPGIAGPGVAGPGIAGPGIAGPGVTGPGITGPGITGPGIAGPGVTGPGVTGPGILGLGITGPGIVGPGITGPGITGPGITGPGIAGSGITRLEISGGGDWALPWFVPHYNSDYTSEKYLIDCKALWDILRL; translated from the coding sequence atggagttggtgcGGCGATCAGAGAGGGGGCCAGGGATCGCGGGGCCAGGGATCGCGGGGCCAGGGATCGCGGGGCCAGGGATCGCGGGGCCAGGGATCGCGGGGCCAGGGATCGCGGGGCCAGGGATCACGGGACCAGGGATCGCGGGGCCAGGGGTCGCGGGGCCAGGGATCGCGGGACCAGGGATCGCGGGGCCAGGGATCGCGGGGCCAGGGATCGCGGGGCCAGGGATCACAGGACCAGGGATCACAGGGCCAGGGATCACGGGGCCAGGGGTCGTGGGACCAGGGATCACGGGACCCGGGATCACAGGGCCAGGGATCGCGGGGCCAGGGGTCGCGGGGCCAGGGATCACGGGACCAGGGATCACAGGGCCAGGGATCACGGGGCCAGGGGTCGTGGGACCAGGGATCGCGGGGCCAGGGATTGCGGGGCCAGGGATCGCGGAGCCAGGGATCGCCGGGCCAGGGATCACAGGACCAGGGATCACGGGACCAGGGATCGCGGGGCCAGGGGTCGCGGGGCCAGGGATCGCGGGACCAGGGATCGCGGGACCAGGGGTCACGGGGCCAGGAATCACGGGGCCAGGAATCACGGGGCCAGGGATCGCGGGGCCAGGGGTCACGGGGCCAGGGGTCACGGGGCCAGGGATCACGGGGCCAGGGGTCGTGGGACCAGGGATCGCGGGGCCAGGGATTGCGGGGCCAGGGATCGCGGAGCCAGGGATCGCCGGGCCAGGGATCACAGGACCAGGGATCACGGGACCAGGGATCGCGGGGCCAGGGGTCGCGGGGCCAGGGATCGCGGGACCAGGGATCGCGGGACCAGGGGTCACGGGGCCAGGAATCACGGGGCCAGGAATCACGGGGCCAGGGATCGCGGGGCCAGGGGTCACGGGGCCAGGGGTCACGGGGCCAGGAATCTTGGGGCTAGGAATCACGGGGCCAGGGATCGTGGGGCCAGGAATCACGGGGCCAGGAATCACAGGGCCAGGAATCACAGGGCCAGGAATCGCGGGGTCAGGGATCACGAGGCTAGAGATCTCAGGGGGTGGAGATTGGG